GGGAATTTTCATTATGTTATGACAATTTTGCAAGCATTGTAGTTATCAAAATATTGTCCTAAGCACCCTTTTACTCTTGGATTTTTTCCCTGCAGGCCACAATTTAATATAAAACTTCAAAAATGGCCCCACACGCTAAACCAAAGGAAAGAGTTCTTCACTCTTTTATCATCTTCTCCTTTCTCAATTGTCTTTCAATTTCAAAAGAAATCCTCTTCAAAATTTAATCACAAACTAAGCATGTCTGTAAGTTACTTCTTGATTCTAATCAAATTATAATCTTGATTTGGTTCATTTACGtttataaatatttgtttagttTAACTATAACTTAATATTTCGAATTTTTGAATATATGTTACAACAACAGCAACGATCACATATCCCGAAGTTTGGGAGTTGGGATGCTGATAACGTCCCCTACACGGCCTACTTTGAAAATGCACGAAAAGATAAAGGCACTGGTGTGATGATCAATCCAAACGACCCGGAACAGAATCCAGAAGCTTTTATGAAATATGGAGAAAATGATGGCATCAATTTCGATGAGAAAAATATGAACAGTGATCAGAGTTCAAACTCAAGCAACCAACAAAGTTACAAGTCGGATCGAAGAAAGAGTATTAACGCAAGAGACAAGAGGAGCAATTTTTCTCCGCCTTCACCTTCCCCCGGACCGAATAGGCCAAGATATGGATATAATCCGGCTGATGATATTGTTGTAAGTATGAATTTATTTTACAACATATAGACACTTTTGAATCTTGAACGTGTTGGTGGTTACGTGCTCCTTATATAAAAAGGCAAATAAAAATTAAAGAGGATCAATTGTATTTATTAGATTTGTCGCTTTTTGGTTGATGTATATTTCATACTTAATAAAGAAACTGGTCAAATGAGTCAAGTGTCACTTAAAGCGTAAATTGTTATTGTAATGTTATAATTTTCTTAATTATATTTACCGTGTTAACTATTATAAAGCCCATAGCCTAGTGATATAGTGATTGCCGCGTATAAAAATGGTGTGAGTTCAAATCATTGTATATGAAACCCTAAAAGAGAAAACGTTTACAAATAAATCCAACCTGACTCTTTTTAATTTACTTAGTAAGTAATTTGTTTTCGACCTAATACCCAACatgacacatgagttaaacatgACTCGTTTTTGTTGTAGTCGCATAGATCAGCATCGGTGCCAATGTTTGGGGCATGGGACGAAAAAGACCCGAAATCTGCCGAAGGTTTTACGGTCATCTTTCAGAAAGTCAAAGAGGAAAAACACATTGCAGCGACCAACTTCCCACCAATCCCTCAACAGTCTTCATATAATCTCAACAATCCAAAAAGGGAGACAAGAAAAGCCAAGGTATGTTTCTCATTTTCACATTTATTTtccttttaacttgttttcaagaAAATAGGCCGATtcgctgtttggcaacttctgaatggttaagtgctaaaccattaagaggtctgaaccgttaagagccagtataatgcttaaccgttcagaggcaaatgtctgaccaattcagattggaggtcttaaccatttagactGAGTATAATACTTAactattcagaggcaaatgtctgaaccattcagacatctgcacGTGAAACAAACAAACCATTAAGcgttgaatcagtaagaggtctgaaccattaagagtctcattaagaggtaaacaaacagctcAGTTTGTGTTTTATTGATCGAGTATTAAAAtagtaaaataataaaatataagaTGAGAAAaaactgtcaaatgaatcgatgaATGATCTTAAAATTAAAAGATACAAATGTTAACCTGGCTGTCACAATTTTTTTAACTAAACTTGATTTTGTATTCAAGGCGTTACTCTATATGTATCTTTAATATGAAATTTGAGTgtagttgtatcttatacatgaTATTATATTAATTTTGCAGAAATGGTGTTGCTTTTAAGAATACACTCGATGTGAAGGAGTTGCGGGTTGACATCAAGAATGTATGGACAATCTTATTGTTTAGTTTACCTATCATGTTTTATAGTTCCAAAATATTTATATTCGAACCAAATTTACAATGGATTGTAGTATTTTTATTTCTATATTGAAAGCAAGTATTCATTAAATATACTTGAGGAATGATAATTATAGTGTGTAAAAAAAGTCCAAGTGATTGTAACTATAAGTATAGATATAATCGTATGAATATTGAGACATATACTGTCTGTCAATATATTCGTCTGGTCAAGAcatatgatcaaacaaattcaTGGAGAGTGTGAAGATGCCAATCTCTCAGCTATGTACAACAAACAAATCTCGCATCACTTTATATCGAACGCTAAACcttaggctacacggtatgggggaCGTCCCCACATCATCGAGGACCGGCGACGGTCTATACACCATGCCGCCCCCAAAGCGTCCCGGCCTCTCCGTCTGTTCCTTGCTGTTGGAGACGGTCCAAAAAAGTGGGGCCCTCATTTAATATTTGAccgttaaaataaaaaattttttttccatatttTGAATAATTACAAGtcagatttttaaaatatatatatttaccttCCATTTTCACTTTCAATCACCAAATTAACCCCAAAATTTCATCTCTttctcacataatttttataaacctTCTTCCACTATTTTATAAACCTTCTTCCACTATAAACCTTCTTACACTTTTTCATGGATCCGTTCAACAACCCGGACAACCCGAACACTCCGAACAACCCGAATACTCCCAACAATCCGACCCAACCTAATGCTTTCTCGGTTCCGGGATATTATCCGACGctagaaccgaaccaattctcgCAATATTCATCGAACGCGTTTGCTTCATTCCAACACTCGCCAAACCAATTCGCTCAAATCTCCCAAAATCAAGCCCTTCAACAAATGATGATGCGGGGTGCTTGGAACTTCCCACCCATCCAACCTCAACCGATCCCCACACCACCCGTTCAACCTCAACCGATCCCGGCCCAATCCGAACCCGAAGACGATGTGGAGATTGTTCCCGAAACCCAACCGCCTAAAGGGAAAGGAAAACGAAACAAAGGCAAGCAAGTGGTGGGTGATCAACCGTCGAAACCGAAGGCGACTAAGTGGACACCAATCGAAGAAGAAGCCTTAGCCAAGGCTTTCATTGGCACTGACAACCCGACAAAAGGTTCgtaatttttttaaagtttacattttttaaagtttaaatttttaaaagtttaaatttttttttcttagCCGACAGTTTGttattttttaaaagttttttttttttttttgttaacagttGGTTTTTaggtgttttaatttttttttgttaaagttttttttttgtttattattatgttaacactttatatattttgtttgttttttataggTAATAACCAATCGGGTGAGGGGTTTTGGTCCAAGGTATTGGCCAAGTTTCTCGCCTTGATGGACCAAGGCCCGTATCGAGATCTCGACTCGGTTTCCTCAAAGTGGCGGAAAATGAACTCGTCCATCAATAGGTTTTGCGAGGAATATAATAAATTATATACAAGTGACCGTCGTAGCGGGTGGAACGACGAGGATGTGTTCAAAATGGCGTTGGAAAAGTATAAGGACAAGAATGGTACCAACTTTCCTCACGTTCGCGCGTGGATGGTTGTAAAAGACGAACCAAAATATAGGCCTATTCCCAACGAGGTGGCGATggcgaaacgccaaaaaacatcgGAAACGGGTAGTTTTACTGTTTTAGCGTCGGTGGATCGGACGCGAGGTgtcacataaacttaaatgatGACACCGACTATGACGAAGACGAGTACAACGTACGTGAACCGGAGCGTCCAACGGGCCGAGACAAAACAAAGAAGGAGCGGGCCaagggaaaagaaaaggaaaaggtggaCCCGAACATGGTTGAGTTTATGGAACACCTAAAAATGTACAACGACATCACGGCCCAAAAGACGAAGGCGAAGGAGCGGGGCATCGAAGAAAAAAGTCGTGCATCGGAAGAAAAGTTACGCGAGAAGGTCCGATTGGCGAATGAGAAAATCCGAATTTCCGATGAAAAAATTCGGCTCAAGGAATGGGAAATAATGACGATGAATGTCGAGGACGAACCCGAGCcgaaacgttcgatgttgaaaaaattacaacacgacatcatgaaaaaacatcaaattatttaactctatgtttatttttattaagtctttggtttttttttttaagtttatgtttttttttatgtttatgtaatgtgggtttaatattaatgaaaatattttgttagtatatttgttaaatgttaaaaaaatagaatactaaaaaaaataaaaaaaaaaacataaaaagtggtggaggactatgactaggaccatcctaccatgccctctagttttggaggatggaccATCTTAGGGAGGAAtgtgacgtggcgcctacgtggcggatcatcctccaaggatggtccatcaccataccttgTAGTCTTATAGCTATAGAATAAAGTCaaaaatcgttatcctcttccttgCATCGACGATCTTTTTTACTAACTCCAAGGCGTAACgtgtttctccaaaatcgatcttcgttccGGTTATCATTAACtccgagttcgtggtcatgcctttcggtttgaccaatgcacctgcggtcttcatggatttgatgaaccgtgtgtgtaaactatacttggaccgttttgtgatcgtaTTTAtagacgatatccttatctattccaaaaCCCAAGCCGAACACGAGCGACACGTGCGTCTAATCCTAGAGATGGACTGATTCCTAGTTCTATTTTTAAAAAGCAGAAACCCAGACGCTTTTATACTATTTTTTATGTCTTTGATACGTACCCGCAATGTATATATGGATCTCATTCATATAACTCCATGTGAACAGCACATGTTATTTAATTGTcatgttttattattttagtatttgTTTTGCAATTCGTAGTACTAGTTAATGATCCATGATCTTAAGATAGAGGAGTAGTGGGTATCCACGATCCCCTCATTCCATGCATAGTCATTATTTGGTTTCATGTAATTCCTATTTAAGTGGTTTTGTTTTGATAATGAGATATGCAGAAGTAATTATCTAAAAGTTTCATCTATTTTCTAATCTGGATTCCCCCTATTTTCTTTAGGCCAAGCGATTATCGCCTATTTTCTTTAGGCCAATCGATTATCGGTTGGAACCACATCAGTCTTCAACTTTCCAATCCTTGTTCGAGAAAAAGAAAACCTTGTCACACCTCGCTTTCCAAATGCACCAACATCCTAAAATAATAATACCATGAACCAGCTTCCTCATTTGCTCTCCAGCACCAATGAAATTCTGGAACTCCAAGAGATCCCTGACTGAGAAAGCAACAATATTAGGAGTCTTGCACCAGTCGCTCACCCAGCACCATATTTCGGTTGCTACCACACAACCCGTAAAATGTGGTCCGAGTTCTCCACTTCATTGCCGCAGAAAACACACCCAGATGAGTTAACATCAATGTTATTTTTTTGCAGAGCCTCCACAGTGGGTAACCTCCACAGTGGGTAACCTCTCCATCTCAGCTCTCCAAACGAAAATATTACATTTTTTCGGTATCCAACGACACCACTCCATAACATAGTTAGAGCTTAAGTCCACCGAATCTTGTAGGATCTTCTTTATAGCCTTCACCGAAAAACCATTTGAGCCATTTCCTTGCCACATCCAAGAATCATTATTATCGGATATCTCGACTTCCTTAAGCCAACCCGATGTCGTGCAAACCAATTTAGGTCCTAGGAGTCTAGGACCATGACCAGTGATCCGTTTTTAGGGGTTGGTTTAGGTGACCCATCCAATTTTGGCCTTTTCAACCATTAGGGAAGCAATGGTTTTGGGCGGCTTATGGCTCTTCGGTTTTGTATCAACGTCCAACAATGGTGGGTGGTGGGGCCAACTTAATTTTTAAGTATAAAATTTCATAGGGAGATTTTAAGTATAAAATATTCATAGGGAGATATGTGGTTTTCGACATTTTTAGGTTTTCTCCTTATTAGGGGAGGTTTTGTGTTTTCGATATGTGTTTTTCTGATGTGACAACGGACCGAACACGTTTTTAGGTTTTCTTATTGTGGATGCTCTAAAACACTACGTTTAATACTCTACAGTTCtaaatttataacaaaaaaaatcaCGTTTGAAAAAGAAGTTGATATCAATTTCTCTTTAAATTTCGACATaaaatgcccaattattttaAGTTGTCATACATTTGGCCAGGGGCGGATCTACCATTAtacaaggggtagcctccgctaccgcttggtcggaaaatttttgacgtttttagtgtaaattttggaaaaatttgacgttttttcgatttcgttaccgcctatttataaaacgttcccgcttggtcggaattctagatccgccactgcattTGGCAGATATTAACCCGACATGTTTGGACTAAACACAACAAACCCATGAATTTCATGTTGTGTCATAAATTAACACATGCAATATAAAGACTTTGAAAAGCCATCGGGCAACATTTACAGACCTTTTTTAAAAGAATCCGAGTTCTTCAAAAGCAACGCTACAATGAAATACCCATATACTGCGTCTACCAAACTATATAAAAGGTCTGCTCCGTCCCGCCTGTCTGCAACTTATATGCACAAATAGTCAGCAAAGCCATGGACTGATCTGGAGACACTTTGGTACTTTTGATGATCAACATATAAGCTACACAGGTAAGGAGGCATCAGCATTTTGACTTTCGTCACAAGTCAACACAAGACCTTCTACATAGGTTGGGAGAAGACCGCAAGACCATCGACAGCCCGTTGACATGGGCTCGCCTGGCGGAACAATCATGAGCAGGTTATCATGCCGCCTCACCACGCCCATCACACTAACCGTGCTTCCTTCTTTGATGTACCTGTATGTATGTGTCATGCATGTCTCATTTAGAATCATAAAACCTAATATGAGATTGTGCTTTGGCTTTCTAGTTTTTGCCACCTATGGAGTTGTAAAATTACAATAAGCCCCTAGATCTACTCAAAATAATCTAACCCAATATATACAGGGGCatattagtcattttacatcaagttttttttatttttttgccaaaatcgGCATAAACGAAGCCAAATTGATTTATTCATTTCTCATTTTACCTTTTGATAATGAGCTGCAACAAGCATAAACTTATGTTTTGTGGAACTTATTATCATAAAGTTATAGTTTGTCCCATAAATTATCCGATATTCGAGAAGCAGAATATGCTTATCTAAATATTTAAAATCGTGTTATTATACTCGGTTTTAAAACACAAATCCACACACCCTCTTTTTCCTCTTGATTTTTTATACCTAACAAAGTAACAGAATCTTCTGAACCAAATGCACAACAGTCAATAGTCAATGACGGCGGAAAAGGGCAAAAAAGTATTTTTAGGTTAAATAGTGTTTAATACAAATAAAATCTTATGATTTTAAAAGAAGCAAGTTACCCTTCTTTGAGGCGCATAAGTCGGTCATCACTCGAGAGGCTGCGGTCAGCAAGCCATTCCAAAAACCTTGGAGATAACTCACGCTTTTCTTTCGTTATATCAACAACCGTTGCTTCTTTAACAAACGGAGCTACTTTAGCCCCGTATCCGGCTTTCACTAGAGCCCTTAATCCCGATCGCATGTCTGATATGTAAAAATCAGCCACATATTTCTGCCAaacaaaattttcatttttagcaaTTTTATAAATGAAATGTAGCTTACTAAAAAACAGACCTCTGAATTGCTGCATCCCCAGGAGAAGCAACAATGGTTAGCAACAGGTGATTTCCCCCTACCGCGCTTGTGCTCGAACAGCTCTGTGGATACATACACACACCTCTCTACTTTTTGGAATGATGATTCAAGAGGAATGCTACCACATGTGACAATCTGCaccaaattattattatttttttttatttttttatgaacATAAACTGCGCATAATCTGTTCGATTAATGCATAGCATATCGAATAACTAAAAACTAGATCTCTTTATTTAGAGATTACAACGAAACGAATAATGGTAAATCTTACCAACTAATAATAGAGGTAATTGATTAATCATATAGATAAAACGTCAATAACTATCATGTTATTCGAAACCAGAGATACAATAATAACTTCTTGTTTAACTGcgaagacccccccccccccccccccacacacacctAATATCTACTACTAAATTAACCTATTGTCCAATTTGTGGGACTCAAACCCGCACTACTTTGGTGGGGATAAACACCTTGTGCCACTAGCCCAAGAGGCTATCGGTAGAGATGCACAAATCGGGTTCAAACCGGTTCAGGTTGGTCAACGAAAGTCAAAACCGGGTGAGTTTCAAACCAGTTCGGGttggtcaacaaaagtcaaaaccGGGTGAGTTTCAACCCGGTTTGGGTTTTTTTATCGCTTTTAAGCATTTTTTACCAGTTTGGTTCGGCTTTTGGCTGGTCAGAAACCTTTGGGTTGTATCGCTTCCAAACCGGTCTCGGTTCTGGTTCAAAAACCAGCTTTTTGTCATCTCTAGCCATCGCATACAACGATAACTAACAAATAATAACTGTAACAGATAATAAACTCGGTTATCACTATCAAAACCGAAAACAAAATAATCAAATTACCCCAGTAATCTTGACAAATTGACCATCAACAGCACCTCTAAGTTCATCATCAGGGTACTTTCGTAAATACCCCAACAACCCCCTCTTCTTAAACACACAATTCCACAATATCACCACAATAACCGGCACCAAAACCGCTGcagccaccaccacaaccaccaccttcTTCACCACCACCGTCAACACCGCCCCCACAACCAATCCCATAACCGCCATAACCAACAACACCCACATTAACTTCCtcgaaaccctaaaccctaacctTAGATCATCATACCCTAACGTCGTTACAGACGGCCCGTACACCGTCTTCCCTGACGATGTTTCCGGACCCATCTGACCCGACCCGCTTTCGCCGCTCATTCCAAGGCTCCCGGAGGTGATTAACCCGGTTGGTTGAAGCGCTATCACCCGACCCGACCCGGAATGGTTAGGAGTCGGGTCGGATCCGGAAGTCCTGCAGGATCTGGTAAGAACTGGTGGCGGGTGGTCACCGGAGTGGTTGGCATCGGCGCCGGTGACGTTGTCGGGTGACCCGATTGTGGGGTGGTGGTGATCGGGTCGACCCGAGACGTAGAGTCCGTTTCTGAGCTGGTGTGAAGGGACTCTGGT
This is a stretch of genomic DNA from Helianthus annuus cultivar XRQ/B chromosome 16, HanXRQr2.0-SUNRISE, whole genome shotgun sequence. It encodes these proteins:
- the LOC110917097 gene encoding RPM1-interacting protein 4 → MSQRSHIPKFGSWDADNVPYTAYFENARKDKGTGVMINPNDPEQNPEAFMKYGENDGINFDEKNMNSDQSSNSSNQQSYKSDRRKSINARDKRSNFSPPSPSPGPNRPRYGYNPADDIVSHRSASVPMFGAWDEKDPKSAEGFTVIFQKVKEEKHIAATNFPPIPQQSSYNLNNPKRETRKAKKWCCF
- the LOC110919654 gene encoding uncharacterized protein LOC110919654: MDPFNNPDNPNTPNNPNTPNNPTQPNAFSVPGYYPTLEPNQFSQYSSNAFASFQHSPNQFAQISQNQALQQMMMRGAWNFPPIQPQPIPTPPVQPQPIPAQSEPEDDVEIVPETQPPKGKGKRNKGKQVVGDQPSKPKATKWTPIEEEALAKAFIGTDNPTKVGNNQSGEGFWSKVLAKFLALMDQGPYRDLDSVSSKWRKMNSSINRFCEEYNKLYTSDRRSGWNDEDVFKMALEKYKDKNGTNFPHVRAWMVVKDEPKYRPIPNEVAMAKRQKTSETGSFTVLASVDRTRGVT
- the LOC110916034 gene encoding uncharacterized membrane protein At1g16860 → MGTRVPSHQLRNGLYVSGRPDHHHPTIGSPDNVTGADANHSGDHPPPVLTRSCRTSGSDPTPNHSGSGRVIALQPTGLITSGSLGMSGESGSGQMGPETSSGKTVYGPSVTTLGYDDLRLGFRVSRKLMWVLLVMAVMGLVVGAVLTVVVKKVVVVVVAAAVLVPVIVVILWNCVFKKRGLLGYLRKYPDDELRGAVDGQFVKITGIVTCGSIPLESSFQKVERCVYVSTELFEHKRGRGKSPVANHCCFSWGCSNSEKYVADFYISDMRSGLRALVKAGYGAKVAPFVKEATVVDITKEKRELSPRFLEWLADRSLSSDDRLMRLKEGYIKEGSTVSVMGVVRRHDNLLMIVPPGEPMSTGCRWSCGLLPTYVEGLVLTCDESQNADASLPV